Below is a window of Quercus robur chromosome 6, dhQueRobu3.1, whole genome shotgun sequence DNA.
TATGAAAATATGGACTTTTAAAAATATGACCATTAGAATAAGACgtttatttgaaaatgttaCCGTTAGAATAAGACgaatatttgaaaatatgacAGAtaggaacaaaaaataaagaaagaataaaataagaattaagaaagaatatttaaataaagtggaaaaaaaaaagaatatcttATAtatggtgtattgtaaagtggtgtcttaaaataaaaaaaagtaactttttgatatgttaaaaaaacattattttacaaCGCCTGATGAAAATGctcttaattaaaattttatttcatagaTTTGATGGTGTAATgtcatttaaagttttaaatgaatatacatttaaatttataatatttaatatgaattataaaataaatcaattaaaaaaaggaatCCAGGTTAGCCTATTAGCCACGacaaaatttgcaaaataagagtatattttttaatattgaattaTTTAAAGTAACATAGTTTGAAAATACCATTTCATCACAATAAATAAACAGtgaccattttaaaaaataaataaaaaaattactaaaaatgacaaaaagttacaaaaattaaaaaaagaaagtgtaaaAAGTTGTTGTTAACGGCAACTTACGGTGCCCATTAACACAACCCATAAGGCGACGTTTGGTACGAGAGAATCCACATTACTCCTAGCATCCAGATTTCTAAGAATGTGATTCCTTGCAATCTAGATGCCTAAGAATGTAACAATTCTTATGTTTGATTTCATTGGGAATCTTTTAAGATTCTTTAAATACAATTActtaaatgataaggaaaaatggttaaaattgtcaatttataaaaaatacaattttctttaagtttgaGAATCTCGATACCCACCTGTTTTAAGGGAATCCACATTTCTCACTGAGagagatttaaaagaaaaatccagaTTCTCGTGGCATCTCATTTTCTAGTGTGATTTGCAACAAgatatgataatttttaaatattcttaaaaatcttaaaacatTATCCATGCCAACCGACACATAAAAGATAGAATAGTGACGGGATCTAAACAGAAGATTCTACTCATGACAAAAATGGTCACAGACCATCCAAACGATGACAGATAAAACTGAAATCGTTTCTTCTCATACCATTGGTTCCTAACttgtcttctttcttcttctcaacTCTCTAACTTTCAAGCCACAAgtcttcaaaaaacaaaaacaaaaagctttCAAGCCACAAGCACACACTCACACGCACTGTGCAAGCAAAACCCACATACCCATCACCCATggcctctctttctcttctgccaacgtttctctctctctcaccatcGCCATCGTTAtcaccttcttcttctgttACATGTTTTAGTCCCAGCAGAATTCACACTGTCACAGTCCATTCTCCAAGATGGTCTCGTTCAGCTAAGCGAAGCCTTGTCCCAAGATCAACTCTGGACGAGGTTTCTGTAATTGaccctccacctccacctccaccatcaGAACCCAAGTCTGAGCTCAATGAGTCTTTGAAGCTCAAATTACTGGTAATTCGTTTAATAACAGATTAACCATTTgtgagttttgtttgtttttctcttcaTATAGTTGTTTTCTGCTTAGTTTTGCGTTTATACTTATAAATAATCACTTGGGTACTTCGTATTTTATTGGATCTtgttgtgctttttttttttttttttttttttttttttggaatttagttgaaatgggtttgtaACTTTGTATCCTGATTAATTGTAGGGGCAGCATTGTTTAACTTGGTTCTATTGCTTATGCCCGTTATTGGTTTTGATGTTATGTGCTCAGTTATGCTTTTTTGAATTGATGAAAATTGTGAATTGGGTATTACTGGTTTCCTTGCTTTCTGCTATGTATTATGTCACTGTTCATTGATGTCGATTAAtcggtttgaactttgaacgaTCTAATTAGGTTGACATGATCCTATTTCATACAAATCATTTGGGCGCTATCACTTGGTTTAAAAATCATTTTCGCTACTTAGTTTCTTTAATTTCCGATAAAGATTGATCAGGTATTTTGTCAAATCCTAGGCTTGACCTTCTAGAATCTGCGTGAAACTCTAGGGTGCTTGGAATTACCACTAAGCTTAGAGAAACATCTTTGACgagaaaatttttattcaaattgcATTACTTCAAACCATACTAGAGCCTCTTTTTAACCGGCTTCAACATTTACATTAAAGCACAATTACATCCCAAAAAACCCTCAACAACATTaaagccaaattcaaaatttaaaaataaatctagttcaaaattcaaatagtaATCTGGAAGAAAATCTGAAATAGCAAAGTCTGAAATTATTTTGGCTGTGCTTCCTGCATCAAATTCCTAAAACCCTTCTAAGATGTTGGAAATAAGAGATGCCTTCTAACATGTTCAATTGTATCTTCCCTGGAGTACAGTTAATTTTAGTGCTTCATATAAAGCCTATCTTTAGAATTGGAGACACTTTTTTGAAAGTGGTAACATATAAACATTGAAGTGCACGTAGAGAAATTATATCATGGTAAATACTTTTATGATGGAACGAATTTCCTATTTGATAGTGGAAAGAAACCTTCCAAATTCCTTAACATGTATGGGTGATATAATGCAGAGTGCTGTTTCTGGGCTGAATAGAGGTCTTGCTGCAGATGAGGATGATCTGCGAAAGGCAGATGCTGCTGCCAAGGAGCTTGAAGATGCTGGAGGGCTGGTGGACCTCTCAGTTGATCTTGATATGTTGCAAGGGAGATGGAAACTGATATATAGCAGTGCATTCTCATCTCGTACTCTTGGTGGAAGCCGTCCTGGACTGCCCACAGGAAGGCTACTTCCTGTAACTCTTGGTCAGGTGTGCTACCAAAACTGCTCTATTATATTCTCATGTACTgtggtattattattatatttgttattaGTATTATATTTATGACTGAGGATGAACATAGCAATGCCATTTTGAAGGCTATATTATGAATTACTTTAGACTTGAGGAACAGAGTTTTCAAGTGCCTTACATGGATGTATGGCAATCAATTAAGAGTAAATAATTTGAAGAGATATTTCCTCTTCTTCATTATCTTCAATTTTAGATAATCCAAGCTGGAGACTTCTAGCATGTTCTGGAAACAAATAATTGAATCAGCCGAGTGCTAGTTGCTCAACTTGGATGTTCCAAATGCTTCTGACCATGTTAAAATTCTAACATATAAACCTAACCTACTTTTTTCTTGGGTTCATATTGCATACATCCAGGCATCACACTTAAGATTAACCTTTTAtagatttctaaaaatttattatggaCCTACCATCTAAATGTATGTTTTCTGTTGTAATTAGGTTTTTCAACGGATTGACATCTTAAGTAAAGATTTTGATAATATAGCAGAGCTTGAATTAGGTGCTCCATGGCCTCTGCCACCTGTTGAAGTGACTGCCACATTAGCCCACAAATTTGAAGTCATAGGTTGGTTCCCTTTCCAAGCTCATATCTTGCAATTGATTTATCTCTACTTCTTTATGATTATCTGAGTGGTAAAGAAGAAAACGATCAGCCTGATTAAGCTTCCATTTTTACTGAGAATAGGATCTGCAAAGATAAAAATCACATTCGAGAAGACAACTGTAAAGACCACTGGAAACTTATCACAACTGCCACCATTAGAATTACCACGAATTCCAGATGCTTTAAGGCCTCCATCGAATCCAGGCAGTGGTGAATTTGAAGTAACCTATCTTGACACAGATATCCGCGTCACCAGAGGAGACAGAGACGAGCTTAGGGTTTTTGTTATCTCATAAGACCTTGGCATTTGTGGTTTCTCTACGATGCCTCGATATTCAAGATTCATGTGTAGCATTCACAGTTACTGCTTCAATAtgttaatcttaaattttacatACACGAATTGACCACAAGAAATACTGTTTAGTGACGAACGATCTAATATGAAACTGTAAAGTTATAATCTATAATATGAAACTGTTTCTTCACAAAATGTGCAGTGCCTGTAAAGTGCAGTcaacataaattttcaaatgatGTTGAGGAACCGCAAGCTGCATGGTTTAATTAGGCTAAACTTGTATTTAAGCCCAATATCTCTGCTGCTTGATTTGGTCAATCTGTGCCCAGTTATTAGCAAGAATTAATTCCAAAGCTTTAACTTATGAGATGAAGAGGTAATGTAAATTATAATCTTACCAATCTTTTCTCCATGCAAAGAATTAAATCCTTCCTCTGCCTGAAAAATGGAATATTTATACTTCATAGATCTTAATTTTTAGTGCTCACTTATaattataatctatatatatatataaaaccgaagcctttgctgacaccacaattttccacgtcagcacaatatttaaaaaaccacaatatttaaaaaataaaaaataaataaaaattataattcctcaaaaccctaacaaccttacccctctctcaagttaagaaatataaaaccacggtttctgcaaactctctctttctccagacgtaggaagccctaatgCATttaagatctacaaaaccctagcaaccttaccattctctcaagttaagaaatataaagccacggtttctgcaaactttctctctccagacataggaagccctaaagcattcaagatctacaacgcacggtatagattttagcttataaagttcagcttttgtaaggttagttttgtttatatattaattaatacatagtattttgttcaccattgaatactcatataatcaatttccaatttagtgttcaagaattaaaccaaaattctaactgcgctatcataaaatattattattagtatgaattttatggagttgcggtgttcaagaattaaaccaaaattcttttaaattatctataatattttgtcctctgaaaattttatctttttaattttactatattgtgtttcttaagctatagagagattttctttggtttctgcaaactctctctctctccagatgtaggaagccctaaacgcacggtatagcattcaagatctacaactcacggtataaattttagcttataaagttcaacttttgtaaggttagtttgtttatatatttagtccttatgtttaggtttaggtttaggtttaggttttaagagatttatatattactactatgtggctgaatttcccgtgacatcagttttatgtttttaaccaaatacatcaggaaagcaagagaaggcgcataaatatttagtccttacgtttaggtttaggttttaagagatttatatattactactatgtggctgaatttcccatgacatcagttttatgtttttttttttttttttttttttttaatttgataaggcttttatttctaccgcaagaactatttaggtatgtatcccttgcaagcacacatgaacttaaattatcttttaatatatgcatgctttattattttctaatagttttcccgtgcatcgcacgggttagcgactagtaaaatatataatggAAGCTAATTTTTTCTCTAACTGCTGTTATTCATTAATGAATTGGTACCAACTCCACAATGTTCATTTATTAGCGCATCACCCcccacaaccccccccccccccccccccccccaaaacaaaaagaggCTCCTTCTAAATAATAGTGTCATTTGTATATAATATACAAGTGGGCCTGATTTTGACCTGTGTGGCCCACATCATCACGTCGGACCAATCTTTATGCTTTAACTaggaaaatttgtttttttggttggacTTGAACTGGGACAGGACAAGAAGGTCAATTTGAAAAGGTAGAAAAAGTTGAACTTATTAAAACCCATTCTAATCAAATCAAagtcaaatttgaaaaaatagaaatcCTGATGTATCTAATCTGATGATGCATCCCCTACCATTTGATACAAAAGAAACTAGTCGTTGCAAAACGTAACggctagattttattttaaacttcaaaaaacaaaaaccctcaTTTCAATTTCGGCTATTCCtactcttctctttctctttcctttttcaaGAATaccaaaacctctctctctctctctgcaaatCTCTAATCCATAATTCCATATACAGCTTTCTgggtttctctctttctctctctccgtctCTCTTGGAGTCTTCTTTAAACTCAATCTTGAAATTCTTGGTTTTCATTCTAATGGCTCCCACGCCATCTTCAAAAGTAAATCAAGCCCACCCTACACAGATCAAAACACCACAATCCAAGCTTCGTTTGCATTACAACAatgcaaacaaaccaaacccaTCTTCGAATCCAAACACACCGGCCAAAGAAACCCCACACCCACAAGAACACCCGGTCGAAGTAATCGCTCGGATACGAGACTACCCAGATCGGAAAGAAAAACCCACTTCGGTTTTGAATGTTAATTCAAACAACCATTCCATTCGGGTTCGAGCCGATTTTGGCTACCGGGACTTTAGCCTAGATGGGGTTTCTCTTTCCGAAGACCAAGACCTTGATCTCTTCTACAAGACGTTCGTGGAGTCAAGAATCCACAGCGTGAAGTTAGGAGAAAAATGCACCATTATGATGTACGGTCCAACGGGTTCGGGCAAGAGTCACAACATGTTCGGGTGCTCGAAGCAGCCGGGGATTGTGTACAGGTCTTTGAGGGATATTCTTGGTGGTGGTGAGGAAGAAAGTGATGGCAAAAGCGAGATTGTGAGGGTTGGAACGTTTGTGCAAGTTACAGTCTTGGAGATATACAATGAGGAGATTTATGACCTTTTGTCAAGCAATGGTGGAGGAGGATTAGGCCTTGGATGGCCTAAAGGCAGTGCATCCAAGGTAATTTTGTGGTTtgctcacttttttttttttttttttgctcttacCTGATTATCAATTTAGAATAATTTGTTGTTGTAGCTATCTATCTGATTCTTGAAAGCAtcacaatttttgttatttttggttaattttctgGAAATGGGATAATATGATTGTCTTTATAGTGCCAAGTTTGCCAATCAACTAATGTTTATCTTTATTGTTATTTCTTGAAATTATAATTCAACCAAAAGTGCTTGTTCTCATAGTTGTGTGCATCTAAATTGTGTTGATTCTGGTTGGGCACTATGTACTCTCTTAGAAAGCTCCTGTTCTTTTGTATCTGTCTATCTGATTCTTGAAAGCAACATGTCTggatttttgggtgtttttatTGGGTTTACTCACAATCGATGGTATTCCAATTAAGTAGATGGGATAATATGGTTGTCTTTATACTGCCCAGTTAGCCAATTAAGTAAAAACTGTCGTTTGATTTTCTGAATATTGCAGTTGGTTTCTTTAGAGGGTAATTTCTGAAGCTTCCTTTGTTTTACAAGGGTATGTAATCAGGAATTAAATGCGTGTCCATAAACTTAGGTCTGTGTCTTAGTAGaattttagtttctttaagAATTTGCAACATGTTAAGTTAATAGGTCAGTTCTGTGCATCTTCTTTTGTGGAAATTGGCATCCTGATAAGTGAGGAAAGGAAACCAAGTGTATAATATATGCAAAAGACCTGTTTTCTTGAGCTGAAATCACAAACTGAGCAAATGTGCATATCTGAATGTTCCATTTAAAGTGTTTATTCTCATTGTTCTGTGCATTTAAAGTGTGTCAATTCTGGTTGGGCACTATGTTCTCTATTAGTAATTCGAATGTGCGAATTGCATTTATAGGTTAAACTTGAAGTAATGGGAAAGAAAGCAAAGAATGCCACCTATATATCTGGAAATGAAGCAGGAAAAATTTCCAAAGAGATACAAAAGGTGGAGAAGCGAAGGATTGTTAAAAGCACCTTATGTAATGAGCGAAGTTCTCGAAGCCACTGCATGGTATAATTCCTTTAGATTTTACTTAGAGCTAATAGTTCTGCTGGATTCTTGTAAGTGGCTGGAAATTACATGCTTTGCAAATCTGTACAGATAATTCTGGATGTACCAACAGTGGGAGGGCGCCTGATGCTTGTAGACATGGCTGGGTCTGAAAATATAGAGCAAGCTGGTCAAATTGGATTTGAGGCCAAAATGCAGGTATGATTTGTCAACACCTATGTTTTTGTGCCCTCCGTGTTTGCTGttcattttctaatttttaaacttCCATTCAAATCTCAGACAGCAAAGATCAACCAGGGAAACATTGCATTGAAAAGGGTGGTTGAATCAATTGCCAATGGTGATTCTCATGTGCCATTTAGAGACAGCAAATTGACCATGCTTCTGCAGGTAATTACTCTTCATATTAATGTCAGTCATGGTGGTTTAGATTATTCATATGAAGTTTGATTTATGAGGTTTTGTGTTCTTTCTGTGAAGGATTCTTTTGAGGATGATAAgtcaaaaattttaatgataCTGTGTGCAAGCCCAGATCCTAAGGAGATACACAAGACGATTTGTACCCTTGAATATGGAGCAAAGGCGAAATGCATTGTTCGTGGTCCTCATACACCAAATAAGGATAAAATTGGTGCTGAAGACTCTTCTTCTGCAGTCATTTTAGGATCAAGGATTGCTGCCATGGACGAATTTATTTTTAAGCTACAAAGGGAGAGCAAACTTAAAGAGAAAGAGCGAAATGAAGCACACAAAGAACtgctaaagaaagaagaagaagttactGCACTAAGAGCTAGACTTGAGCTTATGGAAGGGAAGGGAACTGGGGCAAGTGAGGAGGAGATCAACTTAAAGGTGAATGAGCAAACTCAGATTCTCAAACGTGAGCTGGAAAAGAAGTTGGATGAGTGCCAGAGAATGGCCAATGAGTTTGTTGAAATTGAGAGGAGAAGAATGGAAGAAAGGATATTGCAGCAACAACAGGAAGTTGAAATGCTGCGACAGAGATTGGAGGAGATTGAGTTTGAGCTGTGCTGTTCAAGGGATGGAAGTGTTGATGAAAGTGCATCAAAGGACGTGGAGGGAAGCAGGTTTGCCAAAAGGCTATTGGGGATGTACAACAATGAGGATCCTGGAATGG
It encodes the following:
- the LOC126688597 gene encoding kinesin-like protein KIN-10A, producing MAPTPSSKVNQAHPTQIKTPQSKLRLHYNNANKPNPSSNPNTPAKETPHPQEHPVEVIARIRDYPDRKEKPTSVLNVNSNNHSIRVRADFGYRDFSLDGVSLSEDQDLDLFYKTFVESRIHSVKLGEKCTIMMYGPTGSGKSHNMFGCSKQPGIVYRSLRDILGGGEEESDGKSEIVRVGTFVQVTVLEIYNEEIYDLLSSNGGGGLGLGWPKGSASKVKLEVMGKKAKNATYISGNEAGKISKEIQKVEKRRIVKSTLCNERSSRSHCMIILDVPTVGGRLMLVDMAGSENIEQAGQIGFEAKMQTAKINQGNIALKRVVESIANGDSHVPFRDSKLTMLLQDSFEDDKSKILMILCASPDPKEIHKTICTLEYGAKAKCIVRGPHTPNKDKIGAEDSSSAVILGSRIAAMDEFIFKLQRESKLKEKERNEAHKELLKKEEEVTALRARLELMEGKGTGASEEEINLKVNEQTQILKRELEKKLDECQRMANEFVEIERRRMEERILQQQQEVEMLRQRLEEIEFELCCSRDGSVDESASKDVEGSRFAKRLLGMYNNEDPGMVKSMDLDMDDQEPVVREVKHVGGIVHTTGIQGVFDNLVDHNIFAPKFGDRVGLSTVFEEEEVEGDDEHEEKVLDEDVEKEIVEDKRVCMVDQCSPINRFEQTPFLPSRSPMREEFLKERLELMGSGLIDEPENAKETGSSRRLRIQNIFTLCGNHRELSQHIRTPVPPKKKSGTIDPQLSPVMKNGDDSVVKNFNKENLVVQKDMPVPEFGASSPALIVDPLASVKEVKDQKLTETQIYKNRVYNEMALASKENYNPSHDGADSLIDVHLKWEASKENPGKFITTLKVVKDASLADLRKLIEIHLGADNQAFTFLVLGDPTGAPVPKEKEGMVQAIKLPLCNNQSNGHLACLRPAKGMQYPSQTHLPLTPLPLRPLENKLPLAPNSCFSQVV
- the LOC126688596 gene encoding plastid-lipid-associated protein 6, chloroplastic produces the protein MASLSLLPTFLSLSPSPSLSPSSSVTCFSPSRIHTVTVHSPRWSRSAKRSLVPRSTLDEVSVIDPPPPPPPSEPKSELNESLKLKLLSAVSGLNRGLAADEDDLRKADAAAKELEDAGGLVDLSVDLDMLQGRWKLIYSSAFSSRTLGGSRPGLPTGRLLPVTLGQVFQRIDILSKDFDNIAELELGAPWPLPPVEVTATLAHKFEVIGSAKIKITFEKTTVKTTGNLSQLPPLELPRIPDALRPPSNPGSGEFEVTYLDTDIRVTRGDRDELRVFVIS